A window from Gossypium raimondii isolate GPD5lz chromosome 7, ASM2569854v1, whole genome shotgun sequence encodes these proteins:
- the LOC105769067 gene encoding F-box/LRR-repeat protein 3-like: protein MDTMLCDELLQEIFKRLPSTPSAALSVSLVSKRWLNLYRSSKTSLSLRFLPHNSMLVSLSSLLSYYPSLSSLSLVLSDSITNANSSTATAFTDHLLFIVSSSCSNLHHLRFLAGPVSVSSLFSLSRSCSQLTCITVSLSKPLYLSWIVSFPCLKDLCLYICPNGVNKFRSLLNEEFDAEFGLETLFLSGIQAGDEGLGWLWRNCKRLKKLQLKNCASVGDGESFSSFILCVKGLQEVDLRKCRSIVDGVLLKLAENCGSLNSLLVYDGGSKEGLLEFINTCRCNLQKLDLRLPLDLNNTHLLAVAMNLRHLSTLKLQSCCLVTGEGLNTLGTALYNSLEELALINCDVVEREIGLLATLGQNLRMLRKLDLSYNELLVDKELTSMLISCNNLTDLKLRGCRKITGVTLFSMSKNIKCLQSVDIMNCPGIEAEAVEFLVLNCSQMRQMVVEENKVSNIARTWALHKVIEVTSG from the coding sequence ATGGATACCATGTTATGTGATGAATTATTACAAGAAATATTCAAAAGGCTGCCATCAACACCATCAGCTGCTTTATCAGTGTCTTTAGTTTCAAAGCGCTGGCTTAACCTTTATAGAAGCTCAAAAACTTCACTTTCTCTCAGGTTTCTTCCTCACAATTCAATGCTTGTTTCTTTgtcttctcttctttcttatTATCCTTCactttcttctctttctcttgtATTATCTGATTCAATCACTAACGCCAATTCAAGCACTGCTACTGCTTTTACTGATCACCTTCTTTTCAtagtttcttcttcttgttctaATCTTCATCATCTCAGGTTCTTAGCTGGTCCAGTTTCtgtttcttctttattttcactATCAAGATCTTGTTCCCAACTTACTTGTATCACTGTTTCTTTATCTAAACCTCTTTATCTCAGCTGGATTGTGTCATTTCCCTGTTTGAAGGATTTGTGTTTGTATATATGCCCCAATGGAGTTAATAAATTTAGGTCGCTTTTAAATGAGGAATTTGATGCAGAATTCGGTTTAGAAACCCTGTTTTTGTCTGGGATTCAAGCAGGTGATGAGGGTCTTGGTTGGCTATGGAGGAACTGTAAAAGGCTCAAGAAATTACAGCTAAAGAACTGTGCAAGTGTTGGTGATGGtgaatcattttcatcatttatctTGTGTGTTAAAGGTCTTCAAGAAGTTGACTTAAGGAAATGTAGGAGTATTGTTGATggggttttattaaaattggcTGAAAATTGTGGTTCATTGAATTCTCTATTGGTTTATGATGGAGGAAGCAAAGAAGGTTTACTTGAATTCATAAACACTTGCAGGTGTAATTTGCAGAAACTTGACCTTAGATTACCATTAGACCTCAACAACACTCATCTCTTAGCTGTTGCGATGAATTTAAGACATCTCTCAACACTTAAGCTTCAAAGTTGTTGTCTTGTTACAGGTGAAGGTCTAAATACACTTGGGACTGCCTTGTATAACAGTCTTGAAGAACTAGCATTGATAAACTGTGATGTTGTTGAAAGAGAGATAGGATTGTTAGCTACCTTGGGACAAAATTTAAGGATGTTGAGGAAATTAGACTTGTCTTATAATGAGTTATTGGTTGATAAAGAGCTCACTTCAATGCTAATTTCATGTAATAATCTGACAGATTTGAAGTTAAGAGGATGTAGGAAGATAACTGGTGTGACATTGTTTTCTATGTCTAAGAACATCAAGTGTTTACAAAGTGTTGATATCATGAATTGTCCTGGGATTGAAGCTGAGGCTGTTGAGTTCCTTGTTTTGAACTGTTCACAAATGAGACAAATGGTGGTTGAGGAGAACAAGGTTTCTAACATTGCAAGAACATGGGCATTGCATAAAGTTATAGAGGTAACTTCCGGTTGA